A single window of Archangium gephyra DNA harbors:
- a CDS encoding OmpA family protein translates to MHRIVFAIVLLSGWAMAAELPAGSSQGLPFYRYEPTPAGESSIMVDVPRFGTNVFSVGFNLNYSHRPLVLGVENDAGEFQTLRVLIEHQLVGHVDLAARFCDCTTFSLSLPVAWMEQGKARRTREARFSVLNAAASALEPLSGDFSLPGVEAGDPRLGWMLRLYGWPSESPFSVSMGGYLWVPLRGLLSRTDASARGFRAMPRLVFAGYRHHIQWSLAGAFLFRPEASQSSLPALDGSVEGSELQAGTHVSYTDKERGFSVGPEVQLSTVLIPRDYAFKPFYTSLDVLLGLHVRLSPVLQAQLAAGAGLLRRAGSPDFRFLLRVSYNPEWKRADREAPHGAPGEVPPGGVDRDADGVLDLEDACPDTPVGRAPEPSRPGCPASAPARTLTAPPLSLALCGEMPPRSGSPGSLVLGCPAGDRDEDTVFDSVDECPDSPRGEHPDPVRPGCPASDRDQDTVPDAEDACPEQPGAPALERDRSGCPGLVEVKGDRLLIRRPIVFASNTDTVLSESFPVLRALAEALQASPWIKKVRIEGHTDNQGTVTANRTLSVRRARSVLLWLQTHGVEPARLESAGYGHGRPVTGNDTDQGRAANRRVDIVIIDPPPAPSSGERP, encoded by the coding sequence ATGCATCGCATTGTCTTCGCAATCGTTCTCCTGAGCGGATGGGCCATGGCCGCGGAGCTGCCGGCTGGTTCGAGCCAGGGTCTTCCGTTCTACCGGTATGAGCCAACGCCGGCGGGTGAGTCGTCCATCATGGTGGACGTGCCGCGCTTCGGAACCAATGTCTTCTCCGTCGGGTTCAATCTGAACTATTCCCACAGACCGCTGGTGCTGGGCGTGGAGAACGACGCGGGCGAATTCCAGACACTCCGCGTCTTGATCGAGCACCAGCTGGTGGGTCACGTCGACCTGGCGGCCCGGTTCTGTGATTGCACGACGTTCTCGCTCTCCCTGCCCGTTGCCTGGATGGAGCAGGGAAAGGCGAGGCGCACACGGGAGGCTCGATTCTCGGTCTTGAATGCCGCGGCTTCTGCGCTGGAGCCGCTCTCCGGCGATTTCTCCCTCCCCGGCGTGGAGGCGGGTGACCCGCGTCTGGGATGGATGCTGCGCTTGTATGGCTGGCCGAGCGAGAGTCCGTTCTCCGTCAGCATGGGCGGCTACCTGTGGGTGCCGCTCCGCGGGCTTCTCTCACGCACGGACGCGAGCGCCCGGGGCTTTCGCGCGATGCCCCGGCTGGTGTTCGCGGGCTATCGTCACCACATCCAATGGTCGCTCGCGGGCGCCTTTCTCTTCCGCCCGGAAGCGAGCCAGTCCTCCCTTCCCGCGCTCGACGGCAGCGTCGAGGGCTCGGAGCTGCAAGCCGGTACGCATGTCAGCTATACCGACAAGGAGCGCGGTTTCTCGGTGGGTCCGGAGGTGCAGCTCTCGACCGTGCTCATCCCGCGCGATTACGCCTTCAAACCCTTCTACACGAGCCTGGATGTGCTGCTCGGGCTCCACGTCAGGCTCTCTCCGGTGCTGCAGGCGCAGCTGGCCGCCGGAGCGGGACTGCTGCGGCGCGCTGGCTCGCCGGACTTCCGCTTCCTCTTGCGCGTGTCCTACAACCCGGAGTGGAAGCGCGCGGACCGGGAAGCCCCTCATGGAGCGCCCGGTGAAGTCCCGCCCGGTGGCGTGGACCGCGATGCCGACGGCGTGCTGGACCTGGAAGATGCCTGTCCCGATACGCCCGTGGGCCGCGCGCCCGAGCCGTCGCGCCCGGGGTGCCCCGCCAGCGCCCCCGCGCGGACCTTGACTGCTCCTCCGCTCTCCCTGGCGCTCTGTGGGGAGATGCCGCCCCGGTCCGGGTCTCCGGGGTCGCTGGTCCTGGGCTGCCCCGCGGGCGATCGGGACGAGGACACCGTCTTCGACTCGGTGGATGAGTGCCCGGATTCGCCACGGGGAGAGCATCCCGATCCAGTGCGTCCGGGCTGTCCCGCCAGCGATCGTGACCAGGACACCGTGCCTGATGCCGAGGATGCGTGTCCCGAGCAGCCCGGTGCTCCCGCGCTGGAGCGCGACAGGAGTGGTTGCCCCGGGTTGGTGGAAGTGAAGGGAGACAGGCTGCTCATCCGGAGGCCCATCGTCTTCGCCTCCAATACCGATACGGTCCTGTCCGAGAGCTTCCCCGTGCTGCGGGCCCTGGCCGAGGCCCTCCAGGCAAGCCCGTGGATCAAGAAGGTCCGCATCGAGGGGCACACCGACAATCAAGGAACGGTGACGGCCAACAGGACGCTGTCCGTGCGGCGCGCCCGGAGCGTGCTGCTCTGGTTGCAGACGCATGGGGTGGAACCCGCGCGCCTGGAGTCGGCGGGTTACGGCCACGGCCGCCCGGTCACCGGCAATGACACGGATCAGGGCCGTGCCGCCAACCGGCGCGTCGATATCGTGATCATCGATCCGCCCCCGGCGCCCTCGAGCGGAGAGCGTCCGTGA
- a CDS encoding DUF11 domain-containing protein, with protein sequence MQRTGFRHWRMGGVAMVLAMAPLSPDDAGDAGGSHHDVQVSLDVGPREEPDYLTVPVYATVTNLGPDTAENVRVTLELPAYLSGRVSNGDVSCGPPGSTIECVLPGLAAAETAVVEVELTLPPSPLEPFPIRASAWGDGVELVPGNNQTALRTSGGRLRLSSGGCSIAAGQGASLGLLGLLLLLLRSWRTPPRQRRARNSRMASTARR encoded by the coding sequence ATGCAACGTACAGGGTTCCGGCACTGGAGGATGGGTGGGGTCGCCATGGTTCTGGCGATGGCGCCCCTGTCTCCCGATGACGCGGGAGACGCGGGAGGCTCCCATCACGATGTCCAGGTCTCCCTGGACGTGGGGCCCCGCGAGGAACCCGATTATCTCACCGTGCCGGTGTATGCGACCGTCACCAACCTGGGGCCGGACACCGCGGAGAACGTGAGGGTGACCCTCGAGCTGCCCGCATATCTGTCTGGACGTGTCTCCAATGGAGACGTCTCCTGCGGACCCCCGGGCAGCACCATCGAGTGCGTACTCCCCGGGCTCGCTGCCGCGGAGACCGCGGTGGTCGAGGTGGAGCTGACCTTGCCCCCGTCTCCGCTCGAGCCGTTTCCCATCCGTGCCAGCGCGTGGGGAGATGGGGTCGAGCTCGTGCCCGGCAACAACCAGACAGCGCTCAGGACGAGTGGCGGCCGGCTGCGCCTGAGCAGCGGAGGGTGCTCCATCGCGGCGGGGCAGGGGGCCTCCCTGGGCTTGCTGGGCTTGCTGCTCCTGCTGCTGCGCTCATGGAGGACTCCTCCACGTCAACGGCGGGCGCGGAACTCGAGGATGGCCTCGACGGCGCGGCGGTAG
- a CDS encoding NosD domain-containing protein, whose product MRLSIAVVVGVAVCLFAPVSSARDWFVRAGSDGDGSMARPFSDPWEALDKCQSGDVIHVAGGKYFGRLGNGMWEVPLDDVQLLGGYAADFKSRDPWKNVTQLHWDKNSKNRPKQERLVSTKKGTVVDGFIIDQRDQCPYETSEQLGRKENPSCDSALRLALPGVVRNCVIVNPGFDGIVAPAGSTLENNLVVNAVNWGININSTTDKQAVAVVKNNTIAFTMSFKEPGKGAYNGSGLALKAHATVTGNIIAFSDSNGIYLTANPEKSTLTDNVFFMNLYSNLKFFSDGKDMPVDDKEMELLEEVGFKKVSNNEVKNPQLPVDAGWLDHVSKRTAATPGKLTMDEFNKARQVLGLPMIAKGGTPPSGVAPAMDLDKALKLLAPKGAGQAGARVRPLTVSFQEEAAAAPEKAYKRMEVSAWLSKPESVEGQPLELVVALSSVANVSSVPAPFKPDEHAGVFLHEPTGSYGRFVGFYRKGSTVQRVADAAMGDWQGSGPPPKLFLAKGTAYVMKGYPKAGFFVDSLEPYEAAAKVGSRPQGRDWFVRAGASGGDGSREKPFKDPWQALEKVESGDFVHVAEGEYYGKLKTGRWKIDAPYISLIGGYDAQFRERNPWKHPTRLFAPAEYKGRRDGYVIEGADDHTGAVVDGFVFDRATDNKYKPNGDLDYDNSEKLEHLWLSKPECAVRNNLFVNGAEGAVRIGSGNTLENNIFMNHHTRTVVVQRGFGTAPIIFRNNTVAFSWDIRFGQGNGRNGHLLSVENGVNAIIDGNIFEFADNDAIRLMANPADVELTNNTFNHNLWSNVMRPQENVTVDDKTFAQLKDFKFKKLAGNQVIPAGLPIDQKWFDAYLNRTAYVPGKVTMDDWNQLREMLGQPVLATGGQGPSGFMPLYPWEKALKLFPMNPKVTAGARAKDLPVSFTGVARAESNFDYQDVTWGDAAKNASTWDALDGKRVAMRVVIRGIDNQYQLPELSKDEYTPFTVTGPEGIDSGGLPMRMYVKKGSKAERAVRQAKAYSSGTPEQWYVIKGVARGQRQLIAEAVERAD is encoded by the coding sequence ATGAGACTTTCGATTGCGGTGGTTGTGGGGGTCGCAGTCTGTCTGTTCGCACCAGTGTCCTCGGCGCGCGATTGGTTCGTCCGCGCGGGCTCGGACGGCGATGGCTCGATGGCCCGGCCGTTCAGCGATCCGTGGGAGGCGCTCGACAAGTGCCAGTCGGGTGACGTCATCCACGTCGCGGGTGGCAAATACTTCGGCCGGCTCGGCAACGGCATGTGGGAAGTGCCCCTCGATGACGTGCAGCTGCTCGGCGGCTACGCCGCGGACTTCAAGAGCCGCGATCCCTGGAAGAACGTCACCCAGTTGCACTGGGACAAGAACTCCAAGAACCGCCCGAAGCAGGAGCGGCTGGTGTCCACCAAGAAGGGCACGGTCGTCGACGGCTTCATCATCGACCAGCGTGACCAGTGCCCCTACGAGACGTCCGAGCAGCTCGGCCGCAAGGAGAACCCCTCCTGTGACAGCGCCCTGCGGTTGGCGCTCCCAGGGGTCGTGCGCAACTGCGTCATCGTGAACCCGGGCTTCGACGGCATCGTCGCGCCGGCCGGCTCGACCCTCGAGAACAACCTCGTGGTGAACGCGGTGAACTGGGGCATCAACATCAACAGCACCACCGACAAGCAGGCCGTCGCGGTGGTGAAGAACAACACCATCGCCTTCACCATGTCGTTCAAGGAGCCCGGCAAGGGCGCCTACAACGGGTCCGGTCTCGCGCTGAAGGCTCATGCCACCGTCACCGGCAACATCATCGCGTTCTCGGACAGCAACGGCATCTACCTGACCGCCAACCCCGAGAAGAGCACGCTCACCGACAACGTGTTCTTCATGAACCTCTACTCGAACCTGAAGTTCTTCTCCGACGGCAAGGACATGCCGGTGGATGACAAGGAGATGGAGCTGCTCGAGGAGGTCGGCTTCAAGAAGGTCTCGAACAACGAGGTGAAGAACCCGCAGCTGCCGGTGGACGCCGGGTGGCTGGACCACGTCTCGAAGCGCACCGCCGCCACGCCCGGCAAGCTGACGATGGACGAGTTCAACAAGGCGCGCCAGGTGCTCGGGCTCCCGATGATCGCCAAGGGCGGCACCCCGCCGTCGGGGGTGGCCCCGGCGATGGACCTCGACAAGGCGCTCAAGCTGCTGGCCCCCAAGGGGGCGGGCCAGGCCGGCGCGCGGGTGAGGCCACTGACCGTCAGCTTCCAGGAGGAGGCGGCCGCGGCGCCGGAGAAGGCGTACAAGCGGATGGAGGTCAGCGCGTGGCTGAGCAAGCCGGAGAGCGTGGAGGGACAGCCGCTCGAGCTGGTCGTCGCGCTGAGCTCGGTCGCGAACGTGAGCAGCGTGCCGGCCCCGTTCAAGCCGGACGAGCACGCGGGGGTGTTCCTGCACGAGCCGACGGGCAGCTACGGCAGGTTCGTGGGCTTCTACCGGAAGGGCTCCACCGTGCAGCGGGTCGCGGATGCCGCGATGGGAGACTGGCAGGGCTCGGGCCCTCCGCCGAAGCTCTTCCTCGCGAAGGGCACCGCCTACGTGATGAAGGGCTACCCGAAGGCGGGCTTCTTCGTCGACAGCCTCGAGCCCTACGAGGCCGCGGCGAAGGTGGGCAGCCGCCCGCAGGGCCGGGACTGGTTCGTCCGGGCGGGAGCGAGCGGCGGCGACGGTTCGCGCGAGAAACCCTTCAAGGATCCGTGGCAGGCGCTGGAGAAGGTCGAGAGCGGTGACTTCGTGCACGTCGCCGAGGGCGAGTACTACGGCAAGCTCAAGACGGGCCGCTGGAAGATCGACGCGCCCTACATCTCGCTCATCGGCGGGTACGACGCGCAGTTTCGCGAGCGCAACCCGTGGAAGCACCCGACGCGCCTGTTCGCACCCGCCGAGTACAAGGGCCGCCGCGATGGCTACGTCATCGAAGGCGCCGATGATCACACCGGCGCGGTGGTCGACGGCTTCGTGTTCGACCGTGCGACCGACAACAAGTACAAGCCGAACGGCGATCTCGACTATGACAACTCGGAGAAGCTCGAGCACCTGTGGCTGTCGAAGCCCGAGTGCGCCGTGCGCAACAATCTGTTCGTGAACGGCGCCGAGGGCGCGGTCCGCATCGGCAGCGGCAACACGCTGGAGAACAACATCTTCATGAACCACCACACCCGCACGGTGGTGGTGCAGCGCGGCTTCGGCACCGCGCCGATCATCTTCCGCAACAACACCGTGGCGTTCTCGTGGGACATCCGGTTCGGCCAGGGCAATGGCCGCAACGGACATCTGCTGTCCGTGGAGAACGGCGTCAACGCGATCATCGATGGCAACATCTTCGAGTTCGCCGACAACGACGCGATCCGCCTGATGGCGAACCCCGCCGACGTGGAGCTGACGAACAACACGTTCAACCACAACCTCTGGTCCAACGTGATGCGGCCGCAGGAGAACGTCACGGTCGATGACAAGACCTTCGCCCAGCTCAAGGACTTCAAGTTCAAGAAGCTCGCGGGCAACCAGGTCATCCCGGCCGGCCTGCCCATCGACCAGAAGTGGTTCGACGCCTACCTGAACCGCACCGCCTACGTGCCAGGCAAGGTGACGATGGATGACTGGAACCAGCTCCGGGAGATGCTCGGCCAGCCGGTGCTCGCCACCGGGGGGCAGGGGCCTTCCGGCTTCATGCCGCTGTATCCGTGGGAGAAGGCGCTCAAGCTCTTCCCGATGAACCCGAAGGTGACCGCCGGCGCACGTGCCAAGGACCTGCCGGTCTCCTTCACGGGCGTCGCGCGGGCTGAGTCGAACTTCGACTACCAGGACGTCACCTGGGGTGATGCCGCGAAGAACGCCTCGACGTGGGATGCGCTGGACGGAAAGCGCGTGGCGATGCGTGTCGTCATCCGCGGCATCGACAACCAGTACCAGCTCCCGGAGCTCTCCAAGGACGAGTACACGCCCTTCACGGTCACCGGCCCCGAGGGAATCGACTCCGGCGGGCTGCCGATGCGGATGTACGTGAAGAAAGGCAGCAAGGCCGAGCGCGCGGTGCGCCAGGCGAAGGCGTACAGCTCGGGGACGCCGGAGCAGTGGTACGTCATCAAGGGAGTGGCGCGCGGGCAGCGGCAGCTCATCGCCGAGGCCGTCGAGCGCGCCGACTGA
- a CDS encoding macrolide family glycosyltransferase, giving the protein MARGVFFNVPLHGHVNATLPVVRELVNRGEDISYFLTEAFRPQVERSGARFHGYDSTLEKPGGVGFLPARMAGESRHVLPQLLEAVRAERPDYAVYDPMCLWGRMAAQLLGIPAISFRPTVANNGSPSGPFAAFMRNRAALFPGVFEQAGKELAALMQEHGLPPLDLPRMMSHAEPLNLVCVPRAFQPQGDTFDERFVFVGPSIQPRGDTGDFPFSHLEGGPALYISLGTVFNNWPDFYRMCFTAFGGTRWRVVLATGHAVNAAQLGPIPDNFLVRPSVPQLEVLERTSVFVTHGGANSLMEAFHYGVPVVVIPQMAEQPLNAQRVAELGLGLALEKETVTVEQLRQAVDRVSSEPAFREKVGTMQQEVRASGGYRRAVEAILEFRARR; this is encoded by the coding sequence ATGGCCAGAGGAGTCTTCTTCAACGTCCCCCTGCATGGGCACGTCAACGCAACGCTGCCCGTGGTGCGGGAGCTGGTGAATCGAGGCGAGGACATCTCGTACTTCCTCACCGAGGCATTCCGGCCCCAGGTCGAGCGGTCGGGCGCGCGGTTCCACGGCTACGACAGCACGCTGGAGAAGCCGGGCGGGGTGGGCTTCCTCCCGGCCCGCATGGCGGGCGAGAGCCGCCACGTGCTCCCCCAGCTATTGGAGGCCGTGCGCGCCGAGCGTCCCGATTACGCGGTCTATGATCCCATGTGCCTCTGGGGCCGGATGGCCGCCCAGCTCCTGGGGATTCCCGCCATCTCCTTCCGCCCCACCGTGGCCAACAACGGCAGCCCGTCGGGCCCCTTCGCGGCCTTCATGCGCAACCGGGCGGCGCTGTTCCCGGGAGTGTTCGAGCAGGCGGGCAAGGAGCTGGCGGCGCTGATGCAGGAGCATGGCCTGCCGCCGCTCGACCTTCCGCGCATGATGAGCCACGCGGAGCCGCTGAACCTGGTCTGCGTGCCGCGTGCGTTCCAGCCCCAGGGCGACACCTTCGATGAGCGCTTCGTCTTCGTGGGCCCCTCCATCCAGCCGCGAGGAGACACCGGGGACTTCCCCTTCTCGCACCTCGAGGGAGGCCCGGCGCTCTACATCTCGCTGGGGACGGTCTTCAACAACTGGCCGGACTTCTACCGGATGTGCTTCACAGCCTTCGGCGGGACGCGCTGGCGCGTGGTGCTCGCCACGGGGCACGCGGTGAACGCGGCGCAGCTGGGGCCCATCCCGGACAACTTCCTCGTGCGCCCCTCGGTCCCACAGCTGGAGGTCCTGGAGCGCACCTCGGTCTTCGTCACCCACGGCGGCGCCAACAGCTTGATGGAGGCGTTCCACTACGGCGTGCCGGTGGTGGTGATCCCGCAGATGGCCGAGCAGCCCCTGAATGCCCAGCGGGTCGCCGAGCTGGGCTTGGGACTGGCCCTGGAGAAGGAGACCGTCACGGTGGAGCAGCTCCGTCAGGCGGTGGACCGGGTCTCGAGCGAGCCAGCGTTCCGGGAGAAGGTGGGGACGATGCAGCAGGAGGTCCGCGCTTCCGGGGGCTACCGCCGCGCCGTCGAGGCCATCCTCGAGTTCCGCGCCCGCCGTTGA